One segment of Venenivibrio stagnispumantis DNA contains the following:
- a CDS encoding IS1 family transposase, translated as MSKRGRPKNYRHDIRCPECGSNWIVKNGKQKGKQTYLCKDCLRRFTPEAERTHHSKSKKEQAISMFCEGMSISAISRILNVRYTTVYSWIYRKGQKAKQLIDKKIQQLQTQKFEKISFDEMWTYEKVRKGENRQEVWIWTAVLEDKNKKIKKVMFVGDRDEETFLKNNGNYARE; from the coding sequence ATGAGTAAAAGAGGCAGACCAAAAAATTATAGACACGATATAAGATGTCCTGAATGCGGGAGTAATTGGATTGTAAAAAACGGAAAACAAAAAGGTAAACAAACATATTTATGTAAAGATTGTTTGCGTAGATTTACTCCTGAGGCTGAAAGAACTCATCATTCAAAATCTAAAAAAGAACAAGCAATATCTATGTTTTGTGAAGGTATGTCAATAAGTGCTATATCAAGAATTTTAAATGTTAGATACACAACTGTATATTCATGGATATATAGAAAAGGACAAAAAGCAAAACAATTAATAGATAAAAAAATACAACAATTACAAACTCAAAAATTTGAGAAAATAAGTTTTGATGAGATGTGGACATACGAGAAAGTAAGGAAAGGAGAGAACAGACAAGAAGTTTGGATATGGACAGCAGTTTTAGAAGATAAAAACAAAAAAATTAAAAAGGTAATGTTTGTGGGAGATAGAGACGAGGAAACTTTTTTAAAAAATAATGGCAATTATGCCAGAGAGTAA
- a CDS encoding DUF4198 domain-containing protein: MKKIVTFLFLIWSSLAFAHDLWIEKEDKNFVLYYGHRGIDFLKYNPENIIKIYCFDKNLNNVDFKISNPYPVKINGKCEGIYLLYSSGYWTKTPYGEKNLPKDKVDTPIESWLSYESVKRIESFIIPKPISDNLEIVALNDITKLKEGDKIRLQVFFNKRPISNIVVAYEDKPMGMTDEEGKINIRIKHSGFQNIVATYVEKINSSKADKIIYTTHLNFEVK; the protein is encoded by the coding sequence ATGAAAAAAATTGTTACCTTTTTATTTTTAATCTGGTCTTCTTTAGCTTTTGCTCATGATTTATGGATAGAAAAAGAAGATAAAAATTTTGTTTTATATTATGGGCATAGGGGGATTGATTTTCTAAAATATAATCCGGAGAATATCATTAAAATTTATTGTTTTGATAAAAATTTAAATAATGTTGATTTCAAAATTAGTAATCCATATCCGGTTAAAATAAATGGGAAATGTGAAGGTATATATCTTCTTTATTCTTCAGGTTATTGGACAAAAACACCTTATGGAGAAAAAAATTTACCAAAAGATAAAGTAGATACTCCTATAGAAAGTTGGCTGTCTTATGAAAGTGTAAAAAGAATAGAATCGTTTATCATACCAAAGCCTATATCAGACAATTTAGAAATAGTTGCATTAAATGATATTACCAAATTAAAAGAAGGAGATAAGATAAGATTGCAGGTATTTTTTAATAAAAGACCTATTTCTAATATAGTCGTAGCTTATGAAGATAAACCGATGGGAATGACAGATGAAGAAGGTAAAATTAATATCAGGATAAAACATTCCGGTTTTCAAAATATAGTGGCAACTTATGTTGAAAAGATAAACTCATCCAAAGCAGACAAAATTATATATACAACACATCTTAATTTTGAGGTGAAATGA